A stretch of the Bacillus licheniformis DSM 13 = ATCC 14580 genome encodes the following:
- a CDS encoding TetR/AcrR family transcriptional regulator — translation MAEKMSSRDKILRTASRLFRKQGYHATGLSQITAESGAPRGSLYYYFPGGKEELAQEAIQLTGERIKAYISSAISGEADPVKAFQSYIQMMADGIEEYIIEENDDIPIVSVAAETWSFSERLRQTCEQVYQDWQLVYQEKLLQSGYAPETAETLSVAIQAMIEGAYVLSVTKKNGRPLSAAAEQIPFLLKRS, via the coding sequence ATGGCAGAAAAAATGAGCAGCCGCGACAAAATTTTGCGGACGGCTTCACGATTGTTCCGCAAACAAGGCTACCATGCCACAGGCTTAAGCCAAATCACAGCCGAAAGCGGAGCGCCGCGGGGATCGCTTTATTATTATTTCCCCGGCGGCAAAGAGGAACTGGCGCAAGAGGCGATTCAATTAACCGGAGAAAGAATCAAAGCGTATATATCGTCAGCGATCAGCGGTGAAGCTGATCCTGTCAAGGCGTTTCAATCTTATATCCAGATGATGGCTGACGGAATCGAGGAATACATCATCGAAGAAAACGACGATATTCCGATCGTATCCGTCGCCGCAGAAACGTGGTCGTTCAGTGAAAGGCTCCGCCAAACGTGTGAACAGGTTTATCAAGACTGGCAGCTTGTCTATCAGGAAAAACTGCTCCAGTCAGGCTATGCGCCGGAAACGGCCGAGACGCTGAGCGTCGCGATACAAGCGATGATTGAGGGTGCGTATGTGCTCTCAGTGACGAAAAAAAACGGCCGGCCTCTCAGTGCAGCCGCCGAACAAATTCCTTTTTTGCTAAAACGTTCATAA
- a CDS encoding regulatory YrvL family protein: protein MIKKTLGTMFAVTMIFLLILTVFTLFFGSYYFGVAGFFAIFGVTYESPWSLFWYILLSFGLGALFEIPEKILSFMIGHKAATFMIECFFTWLAIHLADELMDSITIPLDVEIIACLFLFVIHLAFEDNKERNRTYED from the coding sequence ATGATTAAAAAAACTCTCGGTACCATGTTCGCAGTGACTATGATCTTTCTTTTGATCCTCACTGTGTTTACGCTCTTTTTCGGGTCTTATTATTTCGGCGTCGCCGGTTTTTTTGCGATTTTCGGCGTTACATACGAATCGCCCTGGTCGCTCTTCTGGTATATCCTTTTATCTTTTGGCCTCGGCGCGCTGTTTGAAATCCCGGAAAAAATTCTGAGCTTTATGATTGGGCATAAAGCTGCGACCTTTATGATCGAATGTTTTTTTACTTGGCTTGCCATCCATCTCGCTGATGAATTGATGGACAGCATCACCATCCCGCTGGATGTCGAAATCATCGCCTGTCTGTTTTTATTCGTCATTCATCTGGCATTTGAAGACAACAAAGAAAGAAACCGGACATACGAGGATTGA
- a CDS encoding immunity protein YezG family protein, whose product MDENQLNTIYQEIAETVVETIPEEWSKILIYGEILEDVQKGFFYYYPEGNDSPVYCHNIPEFFRIEKEAYRNLWRQLINNLEKLWYEFKNSDQETWTSLSMIIHSDGEFNIDYDYEDLSDADDYERRIVWEHKYLGLWPEDEDDKEFLEQYLESNQDENE is encoded by the coding sequence ATGGATGAAAATCAATTAAACACGATATATCAAGAAATTGCGGAGACAGTAGTTGAGACTATTCCAGAGGAATGGTCAAAGATTTTGATTTATGGAGAAATTCTTGAAGATGTGCAAAAAGGATTCTTTTATTATTATCCTGAAGGAAATGATTCACCGGTATATTGTCATAATATCCCTGAATTTTTTAGGATTGAAAAAGAAGCCTATCGAAATCTTTGGAGACAATTAATCAATAACTTAGAAAAGCTATGGTACGAATTTAAGAATAGTGATCAAGAGACTTGGACGAGTCTCTCTATGATCATTCACAGTGATGGTGAATTTAATATCGACTACGACTATGAGGATTTATCAGATGCTGATGATTATGAAAGAAGAATTGTATGGGAACACAAATATTTAGGACTCTGGCCAGAAGATGAAGATGATAAGGAATTTTTAGAGCAATACCTTGAATCTAATCAAGATGAAAATGAATAG
- a CDS encoding DHA2 family efflux MFS transporter permease subunit: MEQARKGSFMIIAILIVGNFLALINETVMNVALPKIIDDFGISANTAQWLSTGYMLMIGIAVPITAFLMQRFTTRQLFLSAMTLFTAGTLLAGIAPVFPLVLAGRIIQGSGTGLILPLVMNVILTLIPPQKRGTMTGILTLVILFAPAIGPVISGYIVEHYSWRVVFFMMLPVSVFMIFYAAFRLKNVTELTYPKIDILSILLSTVGFGGIVFGFSNAGEAAGWSSPKVIIGLAAGVIGLILFVMRQLRLEVPMLDMRPFRSKIFSISVILMWIVMMLQFSMMLILPLYFQMALELSPLYTGILMLPGGLVLAMTSLVAGRLFDKLGFKPLLITGLIIVIAVLSLFTNISSDTPMAVGMMLYAGFTLGVGLTMAPIMTLGLNQVPKPLYPHGSAIMNTVNQVSGAIGPALYTTILTTVSNRFIAHSSGGSRQELHMQGMTEGVHMVYFVAIAFAAAALAISVFVKSRRAEQHAA, from the coding sequence ATGGAACAAGCTAGAAAAGGCTCCTTCATGATTATCGCAATCTTAATCGTCGGAAATTTTCTCGCTCTGATTAATGAGACGGTCATGAATGTGGCTTTGCCGAAAATCATCGACGATTTTGGCATTTCAGCGAACACAGCCCAGTGGCTGTCAACCGGATATATGCTCATGATCGGCATCGCCGTGCCGATTACCGCGTTTTTAATGCAGCGCTTTACGACAAGGCAGCTGTTTCTGTCTGCGATGACGCTTTTTACAGCGGGAACCTTGCTGGCCGGAATTGCTCCGGTCTTCCCGCTCGTTCTCGCCGGACGGATCATCCAGGGTTCAGGTACAGGCCTGATATTGCCGCTTGTGATGAATGTGATACTGACTTTGATTCCGCCGCAAAAACGCGGAACGATGACCGGGATCCTTACGCTCGTTATCTTATTTGCCCCGGCGATCGGTCCGGTCATCTCAGGCTATATTGTCGAACATTATTCATGGCGCGTTGTTTTCTTCATGATGCTGCCAGTATCGGTCTTCATGATTTTTTATGCGGCGTTCCGCTTGAAAAATGTAACCGAACTGACGTATCCGAAAATTGACATATTATCAATTCTTTTATCGACCGTCGGATTTGGCGGGATCGTTTTCGGCTTCAGCAACGCCGGGGAAGCAGCGGGCTGGAGCAGTCCGAAAGTCATCATCGGACTGGCGGCCGGTGTCATCGGATTAATATTGTTCGTCATGCGCCAGCTCAGATTGGAAGTGCCGATGCTTGATATGAGGCCGTTTCGTTCAAAGATATTTTCAATCTCGGTTATCCTGATGTGGATCGTGATGATGCTGCAGTTTTCGATGATGCTGATTTTGCCGCTTTACTTCCAAATGGCGCTTGAGCTGTCACCGCTTTATACAGGCATTCTCATGCTGCCGGGCGGCCTCGTCCTCGCGATGACATCCCTTGTTGCAGGGCGCCTGTTTGATAAGCTTGGCTTTAAACCGCTGTTGATCACCGGATTGATCATTGTGATTGCCGTCCTTTCGCTGTTTACGAATATTTCAAGCGATACGCCGATGGCGGTCGGAATGATGCTCTACGCCGGCTTTACACTCGGCGTCGGGTTGACAATGGCTCCGATTATGACGCTCGGTTTGAATCAGGTGCCCAAACCGCTTTACCCGCATGGTTCGGCGATAATGAATACAGTTAATCAAGTTTCAGGGGCAATCGGTCCGGCATTGTATACGACGATCCTGACAACCGTTTCGAATCGCTTTATCGCGCACTCTTCCGGAGGCAGCCGTCAGGAGCTGCACATGCAAGGCATGACAGAAGGCGTTCATATGGTTTATTTCGTAGCCATCGCCTTTGCAGCCGCCGCTCTTGCGATTTCGGTTTTTGTAAAAAGCAGACGCGCGGAACAGCATGCAGCATAA